Proteins encoded together in one Gigantopelta aegis isolate Gae_Host chromosome 8, Gae_host_genome, whole genome shotgun sequence window:
- the LOC121378973 gene encoding H/ACA ribonucleoprotein complex subunit 1-like has product MSFRGRGGGGGGRGFRGGGGGRGGRGGGRGGFRGGGGGGGRYYDQGPPEEVVEMGFFTHPCEDDLVCKSTNEKIPYFNAPIFLDNKQQIGKVDEIFGQIKEVYFSVKLSGDMKASSFNKSTKFFIDPQKLLPLQRFLPRPPGQKRGVFKPGDRGRGRGGRGGGRGFGGRGGGFRGDRGGRGGFRGGRGGDRGGRGGDRGGGYRGRGSGGGDRGGGGYKGGGGGFGGGGGFNSRKTFD; this is encoded by the exons ATGTCGTTTCGAGGTCGTGGTGGGGGAGGAGGTGGTCGAGGTTTTAGAGGAGGCGGAGGAGGAAGAG GTGGCCGGGGTGGAGGCCGTGGGGGTTTTAGGGGtggaggagggggaggaggcAGATATTACGATCAGGGACCTCCAGAAGAAGTTGTAG aaatgGGCTTTTTCACCCACCCTTGTGAAGATGACCTTGTGTGCAAATCGACCAATGAAAAGATTCCTTACTTTAATGCACCGATATTCCTAGATAACAAACAACAGATTGGCAAAGTGGATGAAATTTTTGGTCAAATCAAAGAAGTT tatttttcaGTGAAGCTTTCTGGTGACATGAAAGCAAGTTCTTTTAACAAGAGTACAAAA TTTTTTATTGATCCACAAAAGTTGCTCCCACTACAGCGGTTTCTGCCAAGGCCCCCAGGACAAAAGCGTGGCGTTTTCAAGCCAGGGGACAGAGGGCGTGGCAGAGGAGGAAGAGGTGGGGGAAGAGGATTTG gtGGCAGAGGTGGTGGATTCAGAGGAGACCGTGGTGGTCGGGGAGGTTTCCGGGGTGGAAGAGGAGGGGACAGGGGTGGAAGGGGAGGAGACAGGGGTGGAGGGTATCGAGGTAGAGGCAGTGGGGGAGGAgacaggggtgggggtggatataaaggagggggaggaggatttggaggtggtggtggtttcAATTCTAGAAAGACATTTGACTGA